The Actinomadura sp. WMMB 499 genome includes a window with the following:
- a CDS encoding helix-turn-helix domain-containing protein, protein MIVHTVGELLREWRHRRRLSQLDLAIAADVSARHVSLVETGKSNPSADMILRLAAELGVPLRDRNRLLLAAGFAPRYTERPLDDDALSAARDAVGRVLRAHEPFPALAFDRRWNIRMTNRAVEPFFAHVDPELLRPPVNLVRLGLDPRGLAGIVVNRADVRAVFRSRIGRQLAAAPDPELTALYDELLAREDAEDATPGRTIDADVVIPMIVRIDGRELRMFSTITTFGTPMDITLDEVSIETYYPADAETAAYFTSPGGPGERRSHG, encoded by the coding sequence ATGATCGTGCACACGGTCGGGGAGCTCCTGCGGGAATGGCGGCACCGCCGCCGGCTCAGCCAGCTCGACCTCGCGATCGCCGCCGATGTCTCGGCCCGCCACGTCAGCCTGGTCGAGACCGGCAAGTCCAACCCGAGCGCCGACATGATCCTCCGGCTCGCGGCGGAGCTCGGCGTGCCGTTGCGCGACCGCAACCGGCTGCTGCTCGCCGCCGGATTCGCGCCCCGCTATACCGAGCGTCCGCTCGACGACGACGCGCTGTCGGCGGCCCGTGACGCCGTCGGCAGGGTGCTCCGCGCGCACGAACCGTTCCCGGCACTCGCGTTCGATCGCCGGTGGAACATTCGGATGACCAATCGTGCCGTCGAGCCGTTCTTCGCACACGTGGATCCCGAACTGCTGCGGCCGCCGGTCAACCTGGTCCGGCTGGGGCTGGACCCGCGCGGGCTCGCCGGGATCGTCGTCAACAGGGCGGACGTGCGCGCGGTGTTCCGCTCGCGGATCGGGCGCCAGCTCGCCGCCGCCCCCGATCCCGAGCTGACCGCGCTGTACGACGAACTCCTGGCGCGCGAGGACGCCGAGGACGCGACGCCGGGCCGGACGATCGACGCCGACGTCGTGATCCCGATGATCGTCCGCATCGACGGCAGGGAACTGCGGATGTTCTCGACCATCACGACGTTCGGCACTCCGATGGACATCACGCTGGACGAGGTCTCGATCGAGACCTACTACCCGGCGGACGCCGAGACCGCCGCCTACTTCACGAGCCCCGGCGGTCCCGGCGAGCGGCGGTCGCACGGTTGA
- a CDS encoding nuclear transport factor 2 family protein — translation MSEENKTIVKRALAEVVGTGDVDALGRFLSDGFVHHRPDATTSTKTEWLANVRAALGPLAGMQVEIDHLLADGDNVVMHSRRRLPGGGPEIAVVDIWRIDAGLIAEGWEIIEPVDRAAENLTWWEPAAP, via the coding sequence ATGAGCGAAGAGAACAAGACCATCGTGAAACGGGCGCTCGCCGAAGTGGTCGGGACGGGCGACGTGGACGCACTCGGACGGTTCCTGAGCGACGGCTTCGTCCATCACCGGCCGGACGCCACGACGTCGACCAAGACCGAATGGCTCGCCAACGTTCGCGCGGCGCTGGGGCCGCTCGCGGGCATGCAGGTGGAGATCGATCACCTGCTGGCCGACGGCGACAACGTCGTGATGCACTCGCGGCGCCGGCTCCCCGGCGGCGGCCCGGAGATCGCGGTCGTCGACATCTGGCGGATCGACGCCGGGCTGATCGCCGAAGGGTGGGAGATCATCGAGCCGGTGGACCGGGCCGCCGAGAACCTAACGTGGTGGGAGCCCGCCGCCCCCTGA
- a CDS encoding aspartate-semialdehyde dehydrogenase: protein MASRWAPALAVVGATGAVGSAILELLSTRRDVYGDVRLLASPRSAGRTIAVRGTDVEVAAPAPGAFDGVDIAMFAVPDAVAARWAPVAAERGAAVVDGSGAFRMRRDVPLVVPEVNPEAVRERPRGVVAGPGGATMAVIVALGALHRTYGLREVVVASYEAASGEGRDGVDTLHAQLEKVGGDRALGNRAGDVRGVVGDPGPFPVPLAMNVVPWTGGPAEGGWTTRELGVRVETRKVLGLPGLKVSATGVRVPVVTGHSAAVHAVFERPVDRREAQDVLARSPGVVLADDPEALEFPTPSDVIGTDPVWAGRVRVSPDDPHALDLFLSGDNLRVGSALNTVQIGELIAAELGA from the coding sequence ATGGCCTCCAGGTGGGCGCCCGCTCTGGCGGTCGTCGGCGCCACGGGCGCGGTCGGGTCGGCGATCCTCGAACTGCTGTCGACCCGCCGGGACGTCTACGGGGACGTCCGGCTGCTCGCGTCGCCGCGGTCGGCCGGGCGGACGATCGCCGTGCGCGGGACGGACGTCGAGGTCGCGGCCCCGGCGCCGGGGGCGTTCGACGGCGTGGACATCGCGATGTTCGCCGTCCCGGACGCCGTCGCCGCGCGGTGGGCGCCGGTCGCGGCGGAGCGCGGGGCGGCGGTCGTGGACGGGTCCGGGGCGTTCCGGATGCGGCGCGACGTGCCGCTCGTCGTGCCCGAGGTGAACCCGGAGGCGGTGCGGGAGCGTCCGCGCGGCGTCGTCGCGGGGCCGGGCGGCGCGACCATGGCGGTCATCGTGGCGCTGGGGGCCCTGCACCGGACGTACGGGCTGCGCGAGGTGGTCGTCGCGTCGTACGAGGCGGCGTCCGGTGAGGGACGGGACGGCGTCGACACCCTGCACGCGCAGCTGGAGAAGGTCGGCGGCGACCGCGCGCTCGGCAACCGCGCGGGGGACGTGCGCGGCGTCGTGGGCGATCCCGGGCCGTTCCCGGTGCCGCTGGCCATGAACGTCGTGCCGTGGACGGGCGGGCCGGCCGAGGGCGGCTGGACGACGCGGGAGCTGGGCGTCCGGGTGGAGACGCGCAAGGTGCTGGGCCTTCCGGGGCTGAAGGTGTCGGCGACGGGCGTGCGGGTGCCGGTCGTGACCGGGCATTCGGCGGCGGTCCACGCGGTGTTCGAGCGGCCGGTCGACCGCCGGGAGGCGCAGGACGTGCTGGCCCGTTCGCCCGGCGTGGTCCTGGCCGACGACCCGGAGGCGCTCGAGTTCCCGACCCCGTCGGACGTCATCGGCACCGACCCCGTCTGGGCGGGCCGCGTCCGGGTCTCCCCGGACGATCCGCACGCCCTCGACCTGTTCCTCAGCGGCGACAACCTGCGGGTGGGCTCGGCGCTGAACACCGTCCAGATCGGCGAGCTCATCGCGGCCGAACTGGGCGCCTGA
- a CDS encoding TetR/AcrR family transcriptional regulator, with protein MTETKAVKSEQTRALIVQTALRLFRELGYEATTMRAIAKEAGVSVGNAYYYFGSKEELIQAYYDELQDEHVAACRAVLEAETEFAARLLGVLKARVDTMVPYHQFAGKFFKFAAEPTSPLNPFSAESGPARDSAVAIYHEVVDGSDLKIDKEFRKELPELLWLYSMGIVLYWVHDSSPGCRKTYLLVDRTVPLVNRMVAMSRIPGFKSVTRELVDIIRDVRA; from the coding sequence GTGACCGAGACGAAGGCGGTGAAGTCCGAGCAGACCCGGGCCCTGATCGTCCAGACGGCGCTGCGGCTCTTCCGGGAGCTCGGGTACGAGGCGACGACGATGCGCGCGATCGCCAAGGAGGCGGGCGTCTCGGTCGGCAACGCCTACTACTACTTCGGCTCCAAGGAGGAGCTGATCCAGGCCTACTACGACGAGCTGCAGGACGAGCACGTCGCCGCCTGCCGGGCCGTCCTGGAGGCGGAGACGGAGTTCGCGGCGCGGCTGCTCGGCGTGCTGAAGGCCCGGGTCGACACGATGGTCCCGTACCACCAGTTCGCCGGGAAGTTCTTCAAGTTCGCCGCCGAGCCGACGAGTCCGCTGAACCCGTTCAGCGCGGAGTCGGGGCCCGCGCGCGACTCGGCGGTCGCGATCTACCACGAGGTCGTGGACGGCTCCGACCTCAAGATCGACAAGGAGTTCCGCAAGGAACTGCCCGAACTGCTCTGGCTGTACTCGATGGGCATCGTCCTCTACTGGGTGCACGACAGCTCGCCGGGCTGCCGGAAGACGTACCTGCTCGTCGACCGGACCGTCCCGCTGGTGAACCGGATGGTCGCGATGTCCCGGATCCCCGGGTTCAAGTCGGTCACGAGGGAGCTCGTGGACATCATCCGCGATGTTCGCGCCTGA
- a CDS encoding prolyl oligopeptidase family serine peptidase produces MVDEERWKARFRAARISLPRWARDAPDRSVYRSNVTGTWEIYTWDRASGARRQVTDRPNGTWMGGVDPSGTWVWWFADTDGDEFGVWKRVRFDAGEDADEDGGGGAGSVPAVPGLEPSYPSGLSLGASGLAVVGRTTEAGNTIHLCRPGAEPEVLYHHAEDAHVAALSRDETLIAIGHSEHGDSRHMALRVVRPDGSAVADLWDGPGKGVYGAGFAPVAGDARLLVNHERRGRDETLIWDPVAGTEREIVLDLPGEVGADWYPDGTALLVSHSHEARDELYRYDLGTDELTRIDTPRGVIGGADVRPDGTVEFSWSSAAEPPVIRSTSGAVVLTPPGPAAPPSVPVEDAWVDGPGGRIHALVSKPDDGSAGPYPTVFDVHGGPTAQDDDSFVASAAAWVDHGFAVVRVNYRGSTGYGSEWRDAIEGRVGLTELEDIKAVRDWAVSSGLADPERLVLTGGSWGGFLTLLGIGTQPDDWSVGVAAVPVADYVSAYEDEMEGLQAFDRSLFGGSPAEVPDRYRESSPITYVERVKAPVLILAGENDPRCPIRQIDNYLGRLGELGRPHEVYRYDAGHGSLVVEERITQMAAEIDFARKHLGMS; encoded by the coding sequence ATGGTCGACGAAGAGCGCTGGAAGGCGCGGTTCCGCGCCGCCCGGATCAGCCTGCCCCGATGGGCGCGTGACGCGCCCGACCGCAGCGTCTACCGGTCGAACGTGACCGGCACGTGGGAGATCTACACGTGGGACCGGGCGTCCGGCGCGCGGCGCCAGGTGACCGACCGGCCGAACGGGACGTGGATGGGCGGCGTGGACCCGTCCGGTACGTGGGTGTGGTGGTTCGCCGACACGGACGGCGACGAGTTCGGCGTGTGGAAGCGCGTCCGGTTCGACGCGGGCGAGGACGCGGACGAGGACGGGGGCGGGGGTGCCGGGAGCGTCCCGGCGGTTCCCGGGCTGGAGCCGTCGTACCCGTCCGGGCTGAGCCTGGGCGCGAGCGGGCTCGCGGTCGTCGGCCGCACGACGGAGGCGGGCAACACGATCCACCTGTGCCGTCCGGGCGCGGAGCCCGAGGTGCTGTACCACCACGCGGAGGACGCGCACGTCGCGGCGCTGTCGCGGGACGAGACGCTGATCGCGATCGGGCACAGCGAGCACGGCGACAGCCGGCACATGGCGCTGCGCGTCGTCCGTCCGGACGGGTCGGCGGTCGCGGACCTGTGGGACGGGCCGGGCAAGGGCGTCTACGGCGCCGGGTTCGCGCCGGTCGCGGGGGACGCGCGGCTGCTGGTGAACCACGAGCGGCGGGGCCGCGACGAGACGCTGATCTGGGACCCGGTCGCGGGCACCGAGCGGGAGATCGTCCTGGACCTGCCGGGCGAGGTCGGCGCGGACTGGTACCCGGACGGGACGGCGCTGCTGGTCTCCCACTCGCACGAGGCGCGCGACGAGCTGTACCGCTACGACCTGGGCACGGACGAGCTGACGCGGATCGACACGCCGCGCGGCGTGATCGGCGGCGCGGACGTCCGGCCGGACGGGACGGTCGAGTTCTCGTGGTCGTCGGCCGCGGAGCCGCCGGTGATCCGGTCGACGTCCGGGGCGGTGGTGCTGACGCCGCCCGGACCGGCCGCGCCGCCGTCGGTACCGGTCGAGGACGCGTGGGTGGACGGTCCGGGCGGGCGGATCCACGCGCTGGTCAGCAAGCCGGACGACGGCTCGGCGGGCCCGTACCCGACGGTGTTCGACGTCCACGGGGGACCGACCGCGCAGGACGACGACTCGTTCGTCGCGTCCGCCGCGGCGTGGGTCGACCACGGGTTCGCGGTCGTCCGGGTGAACTACCGGGGTTCGACGGGGTACGGCTCGGAGTGGCGCGACGCGATCGAGGGACGCGTCGGGCTCACCGAACTCGAGGACATCAAGGCCGTCCGCGACTGGGCGGTGTCGTCGGGCCTCGCCGATCCGGAGCGGCTCGTCCTGACCGGCGGGTCGTGGGGCGGGTTCCTCACGCTGCTCGGCATCGGCACGCAGCCGGACGACTGGAGCGTCGGCGTCGCGGCCGTGCCGGTCGCCGACTACGTGTCGGCGTACGAGGACGAGATGGAGGGGCTCCAGGCGTTCGACCGGTCGCTGTTCGGCGGGTCGCCCGCGGAGGTCCCGGACCGGTACCGGGAGTCGTCCCCGATCACGTACGTGGAGCGGGTGAAGGCGCCGGTACTGATCCTGGCCGGGGAGAACGACCCGCGCTGCCCGATCCGGCAGATCGACAACTATCTCGGACGGCTCGGCGAGCTGGGCCGGCCGCACGAGGTGTACCGGTACGACGCCGGGCACGGCTCGCTGGTCGTCGAGGAACGGATCACCCAGATGGCGGCCGAAATCGACTTCGCCCGGAAACATCTCGGTATGTCGTGA